The Camelina sativa cultivar DH55 chromosome 14, Cs, whole genome shotgun sequence genome includes a window with the following:
- the LOC104739417 gene encoding uncharacterized protein LOC104739417: MGDSSASSNRVKLRDGRYLAYRETGVPKQAAKYKIILVHGFGSSKEMNFSASNELIEELGVYFLFYDRSGYGESDSNTKRSLESEVDDIAELADQLELGPKFYLIGISMGSYPTWGCLKHIPHRLSGVAFVAPVVNYRWPSLPKKLIKKDYRRGIIKWGLRISKYAPGLLHWWVIQKLFPSTSSVLESNPVYFNSHDMEVLKRTTGFPMLTKDSLRERNVFDTLRDDFIACFGQWDFEPADLNISKESCIHIWHGKEDKVVPFQLQRCILQKQPLINYHEIPQGGHLVVHYDGVCDSILRSLLDS, from the exons ATGGGGGATTCTTCTGCAAGTTCAAACAGGGTTAAGCTTCGGGATGGGAGATATTTAGCTTATAGAGAAACAGGAGTTCCAAAGCAAGCGGCCAAATACAAAATCATTCTTGTTCATGGCTTTGGAAGCTCCAAAGAAATGAACTTCTCAGCCTcaaat GAGCTAATAGAAGAGCTTGGGGTGTATTTTCTATTCTACGACCGTTCTGGATACGGAGAATCAGATTCAAACACGAAACGCTCATTGGAAAGTGAAGTTGATGACATAGCAGAACTTGCAGATCAGTTGGAGTTAGGACCTAAGTTTTACCTAATTGGAATCTCCATGGGATCTTACCCTACTTGGGGTTGCCTAAAACACATTCCTCACAG GCTATCTGGCGTGGCTTTTGTTGCTCCGGTGGTAAATTATCGGTGGCCCTCGCTTCCTAAGAAGCTAATCAAGAAAGATTACAGGAGAGGTATTATCAAATGGGGTTTGAGGATATCGAAATATGCACCAGGACTGTTACATTGGTGGGTTATTCAAAAGCTCTTCCCATCAACTAGTTCAGTTCTTGAAAGCAATCCGGTCTACTTCAACAGCCATGACATGGAGGTCCTTAAGCGAACTACTGGTTTCCCCATGCTTACTAAG GATTCGCTACGGGAAAGAAATGTTTTCGACACACTAAGAGACGATTTCATAGCTTGTTTCGGGCAATGGGACTTCGAACCTGCAGATCTAAACATTAGTAAAGAGAGCTGCATTCACATCTGGCATGGGAAGGAAGACAAAGTTGTTCCATTCCAACTTCAAAGATGCATCTTGCAGAAGCAACCATTGATCAACTACCACGAAATCCCACAAGGCGGACATCTAGTCGTGCACTACGATGGCGTTTGCGATTCAATTCTACGCTCACTATTGGATTCTTGA
- the LOC104739418 gene encoding U-box domain-containing protein 4-like: METAKRRTMSSIVAKLSSVSEQIRAAALAELRLISKQDPDSRLIIADAGAIPYLAETLYSSSHSSQENAAATLLNISITSREPLMSSRGLLDALSHALRHHDTTTSPAAVQSSAATIYSLLIAEESYRPIIGSKRDIIFSLVHIIRYPSSHPRSIKDALKALFAIALYPMNRSTMISLGAIPALFSLIVKDSRCGIVEDATAVMAQVAGCEESEDGMRRVSGANVLADLLDPCTGSTLRIKENAVGALLNLARCGGDEARSEVASAVASGADEGAMEGIVYVAENGSVKGRKKAIDLLKLVNGGDSRFDYLINEVNPNSLSI; the protein is encoded by the coding sequence ATGGAAACAGCAAAGCGTAGAACGATGTCATCAATCGTAGCCAAGCTCAGCTCTGTCTCCGAACAAATCAGAGCCGCCGCTTTAGCTGAGCTTAGACTCATCTCTAAACAAGATCCTGACAGCCGTCTCATCATCGCCGACGCTGGAGCCATCCCTTACCTCGCCGAGACTCTCTACTCTTCGTCTCACTCTTCCCAAGAAAACGCCGCCGCGACTCTCCTCAACATCTCCATCACCTCTCGCGAACCCCTCATGTCCTCACGCGGTTTGCTCGACGCGCTTTCTCACGCGCTTCGTCACCACGACACAACCACTTCCCCCGCCGCGGTTCAGTCCTCCGCCGCCACGATTTACAGCCTTCTGATCGCCGAGGAATCTTACCGTCCTATCATCGGATCTAAGCGCGATATCATCTTCTCCCTCGTCCACATCATCAGGTATCCGAGTTCGCATCCCCGGTCGATCAAAGACGCGCTCAAGGCACTCTTCGCCATCGCTCTCTACCCGATGAACCGATCGACGATGATCTCCCTCGGCGCGATCCCGGCTCTCTTCTCGCTGATCGTCAAGGACTCGCGGTGCGGGATCGTGGAAGATGCGACGGCGGTTATGGCGCAAGTCGCTGGATGCGAAGAGAGTGAAGACGGTATGAGGAGAGTTTCGGGAGCCAACGTGCTCGCGGATCTGTTGGATCCTTGCACTGGCTCGACCCTACGGATCAAGGAGAACGCCGTCGGTGCGCTTCTGAATCTGGCGAGATGCGGAGGGGATGAAGCGAGGTCGGAAGTTGCGTCGGCGGTTGCGTCTGGTGCTGATGAAGGAGCCATGGAAGGGATCGTGTACGTAGCTGAGAACGGTAGTGTGAAAGGAAGGAAGAAGGCGATTGATCTTTTGAAGCTCGTTAATGGCGGCGATTCACGTTTTGACTATCTGATCAATGAAGTTAATCCAAATAGCTTAAGCATCTGA
- the LOC104739419 gene encoding transcription factor TGA2.2-like, with translation MANHRISEATNHNHNHHLPYSLIQGLNNNHPPPGFINQNGSSSFDFGELEEAIVLQGVKYRNDETKPPLLGGGGGGATTLEMFPSWPIRTHQTLPTQESSKSGGESSDSGSANFSGKAESQQPESPMSSKQNHHLMLQHHHHNNNNNMANSSSTSGLPSTSRTTLAPPKPSEDKRKATTSGKQLDAKTLRRLAQNREAARKSRLRKKAYVQQLESSRIKLSQLEQELQRARSQGLFMGGCGPLGPNITSGAAMFDMEYGRWLEDDNRHMSEIRTGLQAHLSDNDLRLIVDGYIAHFDEIFRLKAVAAKADVFHLIIGTWMSPAERCFIWMAGFRPSDLIKILVSQMDLLTEQQLMGIYSLQHSSQQAEEALSQGLEQLQQSLIDTLAASPVMDGMQQMAVALGKISNLEGFIRQADNLRQQTVHQLRRILTVRQAARCFLVIGEYYGRLRALSSLWLSRPRETLMSDETSCQTTTDLQIVQSSRNHFSNF, from the exons ATGGCGAACCATAGAATCAGCGAAGCCACAAACCATAACCataatcatcatcttccttattCACTAATCCAGGGCCTCAACAACAATCATCCACCTCCTGGATTCAT TAACCAAAATGGATCGTCCAGCTTCGATTTTGGAGAGCTAGAAGAAGCAATTGTTCTGCAAGGTGTTAAGTATCGGAACGATGAAACAAAGCCAC CTTTAttaggaggaggaggcggaggagcTACGACTCTGGAGATGTTCCCTTCATGGCCAATCAGAACTCACCAAACTCTTCCTACT CAGGAGAGTTCAAAGTCAGGAGGAGAAAGCAGCGATTCAGGATCTGCGAATTTCTCCGGCAAAGCTGAAAGTCAACAGCCTGAGTCTCCCATGAGTAGCAAACAGAACCATCATCTCATGcttcagcatcatcatcacaataataacaacaacatggCGAACTCAAGTTCAACATCTGGACTTCCCTCTACTTCTCGAACTACTTTAGCTCCTCCTAAACCTTCGGAAGATAAG AGAAAGGCTACAACTTCAGGCAAACAACTTGATGCTAAG ACACTGAGACGTTTGGCCCAAAATAGAGAAGCTGCTCGCAAAAGTCGTCTTAGGAAAAAG GCGTATGTGCAACAGCTAGAATCAAGTAGGATAAAGCTTTCCCAGTTGGAGCAAGAACTTCAGCGTGCTCGTTCTCAg GGGCTGTTCATGGGTGGTTGTGGACCATTAGGACCTAACATCACTTCCG GAGCTGCGATGTTTGACATGGAATATGGGAGGTGGCTAGAGGATGATAACCGGCATATGTCGGAAATTCGAACCGGTCTTCAGGCTCATTTATCGGACAACGATCTAAGGTTGATCGTAGACGGTTACATTGCCCACTTTGATGAGATATTCCGATTAAAAGCCGTGGCTGCTAAAGCTGATGTGTTCCACCTCATCATCGGAACATGGATGTCCCCAGCCGAACGATGTTTTATTTGGATGGCTGGTTTCCGTCCATCTGACCTAATCAAg attttggTGTCACAAATGGACTTATTGACGGAGCAACAACTGATGGGAATATATAGCCTACAACACTCGTCGCAACAAGCAGAGGAAGCTCTCTCGCAGGGTCTCGAACAACTTCAGCAATCTCTCATCGATACTCTTGCCGCATCTCCAGTCATGGACGGAATGCAACAAATGGCCGTTGCTCTCGGCAAGATCTCTAATCTCGAAGGCTTTATCCGCCAG GCTGATAACTTGAGGCAGCAGACCGTTCACCAGCTGCGACGGATCTTGACAGTCCGACAAGCCGCTAGGTGTTTTCTAGTCATCGGAGAGTATTATGGAAGGCTCAGAGCTCTTAGCTCTCTTTGGTTGTCTCGGCCACGAGA GACACTGATGAGTGATGAAACATCTTGCCAAACAACGACGGATCTGCAGATAGTTCAGTCATCGCGGAACCACTTCTCCAATttctaa
- the LOC104739422 gene encoding rho GTPase-activating protein 5 codes for MDIGGPTNVRHVAHVTFDRFNGFLGLPSEFEPDVPRKAPSASATVFGVSTESMQLSYDSRGNCVPVILLLLQSRLYDQGGLQVEGIFRITGDNSEEEYVREQLNKGLIPDGIDVHCLAGLIKAWFRELPRGVLDPLPSEQVMQCESEEDFVKVVRLLPQNEASLLNWAINLMADVVQFEHVNKMNSRNLALVFAPNMSQMADPLTALMYAVQVMKLLKSLTEKTARERETSSSAVERRGNNEVEVSDKEEDSEEEEEDGVHIINNEEEATERIREAADEHKSGSMKSEFQGSSASDSKDHDGAVQPPIRTNPIGSK; via the exons ATGGACATTGGCGGTCCAACCAATGTCCGTCACGTGGCTCACGTTACCTTTGACCGCTTCAATGGCTTCCTCGGTCTTCCCTCTGAGTTCGAGCCTGATGTCCCCAGAAAAGCTCCTAGTGCAAG TGCAACAGTGTTTGGGGTATCCACGGAGTCAATGCAGTTATCGTATGATTCGAGAGGGAACTGTGTTCCTGTGATACTGTTGCTATTACAGAGCAGGCTATATGATCAAGGAGGCTTACAGGTAGAAGGAATATTCAGAATCACAGGAGATAACAGCGAGGAAGAGTATGTAAGAGAGCAGCTTAATAAAGGGCTCATACCAGATGGCAtcgatgttcattgtttagccGGACTCATTAAG GCTTGGTTCAGAGAGCTGCCGAGAGGGGTACTTGATCCTCTGCCATCGGAGCAAGTGATGCAGTGTGAGTCAGAAGAGGACTTTGTCAAGGTTGTGAGACTCTTACCTCAAAATGAAGCTTCTCTTCTCAATTGGGCCATCAATCTCATGGCTGATGTTGTTCAGTTTGAGCATGTTAACAAGATGAATTCTCGTAACCTTGCTTTAGTCTTTGCACCCAACATGTCTcag ATGGCAGACCCTTTAACTGCATTGATGTATGCGGTACAAGTGATGAAGCTTCTCAAGAGCCTCACAGAGAAAACTGCCAGAGAAAGGGAAACCTCGTCTTCTGCGGTTGAGAGAAGAGGCAACAATGAAGTGGAAGTTAGCGACAAGGAAGAggacagtgaagaagaagaagaagatggtgtgCACATAATAAATAACGAGGAAGAAGCGACAGAGAGAATAAGAGAGGCTGCTGATGAACACAAGTCTGGAAGCATGAAGAGTGAGTTTCAGGGATCTAGTGCTTCGGATTCAAAGGATCATGATGGAGCTGTGCAGCCACCCATTCGCACGAACCCTATAGGAAGCAAGTGA
- the LOC104739423 gene encoding 60S ribosomal protein L10a-1, whose protein sequence is MSKLQSEAVREAITIITGKSGEKKRNFVETVELQIGLKNYDPQKDKRFSGSVKLPHIPRPKMKICMLGDAQHVEEAEKLGLENMDVESLKKLNKNKKLVKKLAKKYHAFLASESVIKQIPRLLGPGLNKAGKFPTLVSHQESLESKVNETKATVKFQLKKVLCMGVAVGNLSMEEKQIFQNVQMSVNFLVSLLKKNWQNVRCLYLKSTMGPPQRIF, encoded by the exons ATGAG TAAGCTTCAGAGTGAGGCCGTAAGAGAAGCCATCACTATTATCACAGGGAAGTCCGGTGAAAAGAAACGTAACTTTGTGGAGACTGTTGAGCTCCAGATTGGTCTTAAGAACTATGACCCACAAAAGGACAAGCGTTTCAGTGGATCTGTTAAGTTACCACACATTCCCCGTCCTAAAATGAAGATCTGCATGCTTGGAGATGCCCAGCATGTCGAGGAG GCTGAGAAATTGGGGCTGGAGAATATGGATGTTGAGTCTCTTAAAAAGcttaacaagaacaagaagctcGTCAAGAAGCTTGCGAAGAAATACCATGCTTTCTTGGCCTCTGAGTCTGTCATTAAGCAGATTCCTCGTCTTCTTGGTCCTGGTCTCAACAAAGCAG gAAAGTTCCCAACTCTGGTGAGCCACCAGGAATCCTTGGAGTCAAAGGTGAATGAAACCAAGGCAACAGTGAAGTTTCAGCTGAAGAAGGTTCTGTGTATGGGAGTCGCAGTTGGTAACCTTTCAATGGAAGAGAAGCAGATCTTTCAGAATGTTCAGATGAGTGTCAACTTCCTCGTCTCCCTCTTGAAGAAAAACTGGCAAAATGTCAGGTGTTTGTACCTCAAGAGCACAATGGGACCACCACAAAGAATCTTCTAA
- the LOC104739424 gene encoding mRNA-decapping enzyme-like protein, protein MSQNGKLIPNLDQNSTRLLNLTVLQRIDPYIEEILITAAHVTFYEFNIDLSQWSRKDVEGSLFVVKRSTQPRFQFIVMNRRNTDNLVENLLGDFEYEVQGPYLLYRNASQEVNGIWFYNKRECEEVATLFSRILSAYSKVNQKPKTPSSKSEFEELEAVPTMAVMDGPLEPSSTARDAPDDPAFVNFFSSGMALGNAASGSASGAPYQSSPIPHQPTISPPVAPAAPSQIKSPPPLPSSSPLMPLFDNNPDLNSSNSSVTDLVTPASFFGPPRMMAQPHLIPGSSMPTAPPLNPNNATHQQRSYGTPVLQPFPPPTPPLSLAPAPTGPVITRDTVKEALLSLFQNNEFIDMVTRALQNAHQS, encoded by the exons atGTCTCAGAACGGGAAGCTGATCCCAAATCTGGACCAGAACAGTACGAGGCTCCTCAATCTCACAGTTCTCCAGCGAATCGATCCATACATCGAGGAAATCCTCATCACAGCCGCTCATGTCACTTTCTATGAATTCAACATTGATCTCAGTCAATGG AGTCGTAAGGATGTTGAAGGATCTTTGTTTGTTGTCAAAAG GAGCACACAACCTCGATTTCAGTTTATTGTGATGAATCGTCGGAATACAG ATAATCTGGTGGAGAATCTCCTGGGAGATTTTGAGTATGAAGTCCAAGGTCCTTATTTACTTTACCGTAATGCATCTCAAGAAGTTAATGGCATTTGGTTTTACAATAAACGTGAATGCGAGGAGGTAGCAACTCTTTTCAGCAG AATACTGAGTGCATATTCCAAGGTTAACCAGAAGCCGAAGACCCCATCTTCAAAAAG TGAGTTTGAGGAATTGGAAGCTGTGCCTACGATGGCAGTTATGGATGGCCCTCTTGAACCGTCTTCAACTGCTAGGGATGCCCCTGATGATCCTGCTTTCGTCAACTTCTTTAGC TCAGGAATGGCTCTTGGGAACGCTGCGAGTGGGTCAGCAAGTGGAGCACCTTACCAATCATCACCGATTCCTCACCAACCCACCATTTCTCCTCCTGTAGCGCCAGCAGCACCTTCTCAGATAAAATCACCACCGCCTCTACCATCCTCCTCTCCTTTGATGCCTCTGTTTGACAACAACCCTGATCTTAACAGCAGCAACTCCAGCGTTACCGATTTAGTGACGCCAGCCTCTTTCTTTGGGCCCCCGCGAATGATGGCACAACCGCACCTCATTCCTGGTTCATCTATGCCCACTGCTCCTCCTCTCAACCCTAATAATGCAACTCACCAGCAGCGGTCATATGGTACTCCGGTGCTCCAGCCTTTCCCACCACCAACTCCACCACTATCACTCGCTCCTGCACCCACTGGCCCGGTTATCACCAGAGACACAGTGAAAGAAGCTCTTTTATCCCTGTTTCAG AATAATGAATTCATCGATATGGTGACCCGAGCTTTACAAAATGCACATCAGTCATGA